In bacterium, the following are encoded in one genomic region:
- a CDS encoding ATP-binding protein, with amino-acid sequence MIPRPRALEHIRQVFQVHPVAALLGPRQCGKTTLARILGKQEPSVYFDLEDPLDVRRLSAPMRALESLTGLVIIDEVQRRPDLLELLRVLVDRFENQARFLLLGSASPHLVRGISESLAGRIGFVDLSGFNLSEVGQENRNLLWARGGFPRSFLAPHDAASMMWRQDFVRTFLERDIPQLGITIPAETLRRFWSMVAHYHGQVWNGAEFARSLGTSEHTARRYLDILAGAYMVRVLPPWFENIGKRQIKAPKIYIRDSGILHALLQLNSLEDLLGHPKLGASWEGFALEQVVAAFETRDIYFWRTHAGAELDLLLMIKGKRYGFEFKYADAPGTNRSMHIAVRDLGLDHLWVVYPGHERYSLDERITTVPLELIWEVAKKRGT; translated from the coding sequence ATGATTCCGCGGCCACGTGCGCTTGAGCACATAAGACAGGTCTTCCAAGTCCATCCAGTTGCGGCTCTTTTGGGGCCCCGCCAATGCGGGAAGACAACACTTGCACGGATCCTCGGGAAGCAAGAGCCTTCCGTCTATTTCGATCTGGAAGATCCTCTGGATGTGCGTCGCCTCTCGGCCCCAATGAGGGCGCTGGAGTCGCTGACCGGGCTTGTCATCATAGACGAGGTGCAGAGGCGTCCGGATCTGTTGGAACTGTTGAGGGTCCTGGTGGACCGCTTTGAGAACCAGGCCCGATTTCTCTTGCTGGGTTCAGCCTCCCCACACCTAGTCAGGGGTATCTCCGAATCCCTGGCTGGCCGCATAGGTTTTGTGGACCTCTCCGGATTCAACTTAAGTGAGGTGGGCCAAGAAAACCGAAACCTTCTTTGGGCACGCGGGGGATTCCCGCGCTCATTTCTGGCCCCCCACGATGCGGCCAGCATGATGTGGCGGCAGGACTTTGTTCGCACCTTTCTTGAGAGGGATATCCCACAGCTAGGTATAACCATTCCTGCTGAGACCCTTAGAAGATTCTGGAGCATGGTTGCTCATTACCATGGCCAGGTATGGAACGGAGCGGAGTTTGCCCGATCGCTCGGGACCTCGGAGCACACAGCCCGCCGCTACCTTGATATCCTGGCTGGGGCCTACATGGTGAGGGTCTTGCCCCCCTGGTTTGAGAATATCGGAAAGAGGCAGATCAAGGCCCCCAAGATCTACATTCGCGACAGCGGAATCCTGCATGCACTTCTTCAATTGAACAGCCTTGAGGATCTGCTAGGGCACCCCAAGCTGGGGGCCTCCTGGGAGGGTTTTGCCCTGGAACAAGTTGTGGCCGCCTTCGAGACCCGCGACATATATTTCTGGCGAACGCACGCCGGGGCAGAGTTGGATCTGCTCCTCATGATCAAGGGCAAAAGGTACGGATTTGAATTCAAGTATGCTGATGCCCCGGGAACCAACCGCTCCATGCACATTGCTGTCCGGGACCTAGGACTTGACCACCTCTGGGTCGTGTACCCAGGCCATGAGCGCTACTCCTTAGATGAGCGAATTACAACCGTCCCCCTTGAGCTGATCTGGGAGGTTGCAAAGAAAAGGGGGACGTAG
- a CDS encoding HepT-like ribonuclease domain-containing protein, which translates to MIRPTDLLRKERILEYLDNMLRQLEDIRSIPVSSPEFFLKKENAIPIKAIKFSLACAIQDVTRVCAHIASALSLWKIRESESEAIVALGEAGILPKDFAEKIKKMPAFRNRILHDYLPNELDARRLFESLQELQDFETFSRLILNWLQVKKKGT; encoded by the coding sequence ATGATAAGACCTACGGACCTGCTCCGAAAAGAACGAATCCTCGAATACCTCGACAACATGCTCAGACAGCTTGAGGATATCCGTTCAATTCCCGTATCGAGCCCTGAGTTTTTTCTCAAGAAGGAAAATGCCATTCCAATAAAGGCGATCAAGTTCAGCCTTGCATGCGCCATCCAGGACGTAACCCGCGTTTGCGCCCACATCGCATCGGCCCTTTCCCTCTGGAAGATACGCGAGAGCGAATCGGAGGCCATAGTTGCCCTTGGTGAGGCAGGGATCCTACCCAAGGACTTTGCCGAAAAGATCAAGAAAATGCCGGCATTTCGAAACAGAATCCTCCACGACTACCTGCCCAATGAACTGGACGCCCGCAGGCTCTTCGAAAGTCTCCAAGAACTCCAAGACTTCGAAACCTTTTCCAGGTTGATCCTCAACTGGCTCCAGGTCAAAAAGAAGGGGACGTAG
- a CDS encoding nucleotidyltransferase domain-containing protein, producing MKDFPSLFQSIKEALVHEDDVLFAYLFGSAARGDTTPQSDIDIAVYLRPSTTEQYLKREADLTGTLISALRTAEIDLRILNALPLVFQHEILKGGTLLFCRDDLERVDFETRVMLRYFQLKPYIEEYRSLLIQRIRGE from the coding sequence ATGAAGGACTTCCCATCCCTTTTCCAGAGCATAAAAGAGGCCCTCGTCCACGAAGATGATGTGCTCTTCGCCTATCTTTTTGGCTCGGCCGCGCGGGGCGATACAACGCCGCAAAGCGACATCGATATAGCCGTGTACCTCAGGCCTTCCACGACCGAACAATATCTGAAGAGAGAGGCTGACTTGACCGGAACCCTGATCTCCGCCCTTCGAACAGCGGAGATCGATCTCCGCATCTTGAACGCCCTTCCCCTTGTCTTTCAGCACGAAATCCTCAAAGGGGGAACTCTCCTTTTTTGCAGAGACGACCTCGAAAGGGTGGATTTCGAAACCCGTGTGATGCTGAGATATTTCCAGCTAAAGCCTTACATCGAAGAGTATCGCTCTTTGCTCATCCAGCGGATAAGAGGCGAATGA
- a CDS encoding transposase, whose translation MDTEGALHHVMVRGLESREIFLSEEDRKDIVHRLTEIAPKTGTVIYAWSLLSNHFHLLLRTGKDSISKVMRRLLTGYAVSFNRRHKRVGHLFQNRYKSILVEEEPYFLQLVRYIHLNPLRAGLVMDVNALDNWPWSGHSALMGRKEYAFQDKEYVLSRFGRTRAEACRAYREFVVAGIHEGRRPDLTGGGLIRSLGGRGASRGVPRRGRERWAYDERVLGSSEFVMEVLEETRKRQCYDPPRSEQRKETLDHIIARVGTKLGLSREEITGGSRRRAVATGRYLVGYLAVGKHGHPVAEVARELKVSSQSVLRALEKGPQLLKDLGWEEKRSRK comes from the coding sequence TTGGACACTGAAGGGGCGCTGCACCACGTGATGGTGCGGGGCCTGGAGTCACGTGAGATCTTTCTCTCGGAGGAGGATCGTAAGGACATAGTCCATCGGCTGACCGAGATTGCTCCCAAGACAGGCACTGTGATCTATGCTTGGAGCTTACTATCAAACCATTTCCACTTGCTTTTGCGCACGGGCAAGGATTCCATATCCAAAGTCATGCGTCGTCTTCTGACCGGCTATGCCGTTTCCTTCAACCGCCGTCACAAACGTGTCGGGCATCTATTTCAGAATAGGTACAAATCGATCCTGGTGGAGGAGGAGCCTTATTTTCTTCAACTGGTCCGTTACATCCATCTGAATCCATTGAGGGCGGGGCTGGTGATGGATGTGAATGCACTGGACAACTGGCCCTGGAGTGGGCACAGCGCCTTGATGGGCAGGAAAGAGTATGCGTTTCAAGACAAGGAGTATGTTCTTTCAAGATTCGGGCGCACAAGGGCCGAAGCCTGTCGTGCATATAGGGAATTTGTGGTTGCTGGGATTCATGAGGGGCGCCGTCCGGATTTGACCGGTGGGGGACTGATTCGCAGTCTTGGTGGTAGAGGGGCAAGCCGGGGGGTGCCTCGTAGAGGGCGGGAGCGGTGGGCTTATGATGAACGGGTGCTTGGCAGCAGCGAGTTTGTGATGGAGGTGTTGGAAGAGACAAGAAAGCGGCAGTGTTACGATCCACCAAGGTCTGAACAGAGGAAGGAGACGCTGGACCATATCATTGCCAGGGTTGGGACTAAATTGGGGTTAAGTCGAGAAGAGATCACAGGAGGGAGTCGGCGAAGGGCTGTTGCAACAGGCAGGTATCTGGTCGGCTATTTGGCAGTTGGCAAACACGGACATCCGGTAGCCGAAGTTGCCAGGGAATTGAAGGTATCGAGTCAGAGTGTTTTAAGGGCATTAGAGAAAGGACCCCAATTGCTCAAAGACCTTGGTTGGGAGGAGAAACGATCCAGAAAATAA
- a CDS encoding PIN domain-containing protein — protein METIFVDTAAWVALANRSDAHHREAVEIFKDLHMRCQFLTTNLVVAETYILLRRALGHTAAMTFLDSIETSPRTTKVLSNEATEASAIEILRKCTDQDYSYTDAVSFATMHANNIQRAFTFDQHFSSAGFLRIP, from the coding sequence ATGGAAACAATCTTCGTTGACACGGCTGCCTGGGTGGCACTGGCAAACCGGTCGGACGCACATCACCGCGAGGCCGTGGAAATCTTCAAAGACCTACATATGCGCTGTCAATTCCTTACCACAAATCTGGTCGTGGCCGAGACCTATATCCTGCTGCGGCGAGCTCTAGGCCACACAGCTGCAATGACCTTCCTAGACTCCATCGAGACCAGTCCTAGGACCACTAAAGTGCTGTCCAATGAGGCCACAGAGGCATCGGCCATCGAGATCCTGCGCAAATGCACGGATCAGGATTATAGCTACACCGATGCGGTAAGCTTCGCGACAATGCATGCCAACAACATCCAAAGGGCATTCACATTCGACCAGCACTTCTCCTCGGCGGGGTTTTTAAGAATTCCCTAA
- a CDS encoding CopG family transcriptional regulator, producing MQKIAIQLYLDPEQNRALTYLSKLRKRSKAAIIRECIESFLAKLPPEEDPILRVVGLGDSGHKDLSEKHDEYLSGLGSLPDGNNLR from the coding sequence ATGCAAAAAATAGCCATTCAACTTTATTTGGACCCAGAGCAAAATCGGGCCTTGACGTATCTCTCCAAGCTCCGGAAGCGATCCAAGGCAGCCATCATTCGAGAGTGCATAGAGAGTTTTCTTGCCAAACTTCCGCCGGAGGAGGACCCTATTCTAAGAGTCGTGGGTCTGGGGGACTCGGGGCACAAAGACCTCTCAGAGAAACACGACGAGTATTTAAGCGGCCTTGGGAGCTTACCTGATGGAAACAATCTTCGTTGA